Proteins encoded together in one Labrus bergylta chromosome 20, fLabBer1.1, whole genome shotgun sequence window:
- the rnpc3 gene encoding RNA-binding region-containing protein 3, producing MCLQAASSREMERNDEQVQTNGSKTLLVRHLPAELTQEEKEDLLKYFGADSVRVFSNTGRLKHAAFASFKSERSAAKALSRLHQLEVLDRTLVVEFAKGQDHVTVLTDPPVSSSGKNIKAEQKKQEAKQLNIPLIETGVAPDLGLKFPSSPTLKYLYPPPSNGVLTNITHALISVPKFYVQVLHLMNKMNLPCPFGPVTTRPPLYEFLPPAPPIPMPPPFPPDFPPLPEEEMELSSEEESEYESEDDEDKERIVRLMGLVNQACKRPLRPKTASKRKKPRIKDLLYAPKPDSQSAPMLQPSDVFEQPQPAGPKKIEFHISVPEVAAMMEGSGRGQPDDADKDGDERDVSQEGTEAEGFGKLYPTAPTSQQQKEHSDDEHDLTSDIISRKELEKGRLSRDEIKRMSVYKNYEPGEPTCRLYVKNIAKQAGEKDLKYIYGRYINPSSEEERNMFDIVLMKEGRMKGQAFVGLPSEQSAEKALRETNGYVLFDKPLVVQFARSARPKADNTETKRGAKQR from the exons ATGTGTTTACAGGCTGCTTCGAGCAG AGAAATGGAGAGGAATGACGAGCAGGTCCAAACTAACGGCAGCAAAACGCTGCTTGTGCGCCATTTACCAGCTGAGCTCAcgcaggaggagaaggaagaccTCCTGAAGTATTTTGGAGCTGATTCAGTCCGGGTCTTCTCAAACACAGGTCGATTG AAACACGCAGCCTTTGCATCCTTCAAAAGTGAGAGGTCTGCAGCAAAG GCACTCAGCAGGCTCCATCAGTTAGAGGTTCTTGATCGTACGCTTGTTGTAGAGTTTGCAAAAGGACAGGATCATGTGACTGTATTAACGGACCCACCAGTGTCGAGCAG TGGTAAAAATATTAAAGCGGAGCAGAAGAAACAAGAAGCCAAACAGCTAAATATTCCTCTTATAGAGACCGGCGTTGCTCCTGACCTCGG gCTGAAATTCCCGTCCAGTCCCACTCTGAAATATTTATATCCTCCTCCTTCTAATGGCGTCCTGACAAATATAACACATGCTCTCATCAGTGTGCCAAAGTTTTATGTTCAA GTACTCCATCTGATGAACAAGATGAATTTACCATGTCCGTTTGGCCCCGTCACTACCAGACCCCCCCTG TATGAGTTCCTGCCTCCTGCCCCGCCCATCCCCATGcctccccccttccctcccGACTTCCCCCCTTTAcctgaggaggagatggagctgTCCAGTGAGGAAGAATCAGAGTATGAGAGTGAGGACGACGAGGACAAGGAGAG GATTGTTCGTCTGATGGGTCTGGTCAACCAAGCGTGCAAGAGACCCCTGAGACCAAAAACAGcttcaaagagaaagaaaccCAGGATCAAGGATCTGCTCTATGCTCCCAAACCAGACTCTCAGAG TGCTCCGATGCTGCAGCCCTCTGACGTGTTTGAGCAGCCTCAACCCGCCGGGCCCAAGAAAATCGAGTTCCACATTTCTGTTCCTGAGGTGGCAGCCATGATGGAGGGAAGTGGGCGGGGTCAGCCTGATGATGCCGACAAAG ATGGTGACGAGAGGGATGTCAGTCAGGAGGGGACAGAAGCCGAAGGCTTTGGGAAGCTTTATCCTACCGCCCCAACGTCACAGCAGCAGAAGGAGCACAGTGACGACGAGCACGACCTGACGTCGGACATCATCTCCAGGAAGGAGCTGGAGAAAGGCCGGCTGTCAAGAGATG aaataaaaaggatgTCCGTGTATAAAAATTATGAACCCGGAGAGCCCACCTGCAGACTTTACGTGAAGAATATCGCCAAACAAGCGGGGGAGAAA GACCTGAAGTACATCTACGGGCGCTACATCAACCCGtcgtcagaggaggagaggaacat GTTTGACATTGTGTTAATGAAGGAGGGCCGGATGAAAGGACAGGCCTTCGTAGGACTCCCCAGTGAGCAGAGTGCGGAGAAAGCCCTGCGGGAAACCAACGGCTACGTTCTGTTTGACAAACCCCTCGTCGTG CAATTTGCCAGATCTGCACGACCGAaagcagacaacacagaaaccaaGAGAGGAGCGAAACAACGATGA